The Peribacillus simplex genome contains the following window.
GCCGATTATGTATATAAAGTCAATTTGAAATTCTTAAGTCCGGAACCTGGAAATCATAATTATTTCATTTCAGTCAAAACGGGTAAAATCCTGAATAAATACAATACACTAGATGAAGTGACGGGAACCAATTCCGTCGGAACGGGCACTGGCGTCTTAAACAACACCGTATCGTTGAACACTACCTTATCCAACGGTCAATACTATTTACAAGACAATACACGCGGCAAAGGCATTTTCACCTATAATGCCAATAACCGTTCAAAATTGCCTGGTACACTCTTTTCCAACACAACAAATGCTTTTACTACTTCTACCGATAAAGCTGCGGTGGATGCCCATTTTTATGCAGGTAACACCTATGATTATTACAAATCCACATTTGGACGGAATTCTTATGATGGAAATGGAACCATCCTGAAATCAACCGTTCATTATGGCTCGAGATACAATAATGCTTTCTGGGATGGCACCCAAATGGTTTACGGTGATGGAGATGGCACGACGTTCATCCCATTGTCCGGCGGGCTCGATGTCGTTGCGCATGAATTGACGCATGCCGTCACTTCCTCGGAATCGAACCTTACCTATCAATATGAATCCGGTGCTTTGAATGAAGCGATATCTGATATTTTTGGCACGGTCGTAGAATTTAAGAATCAAAGTGCCAAAGCGGATTATTTGATCGGAGAAGATATTTACACACCTAACATTTCCGGTGATGCACTCCGCTCGATGGCTAATCCAACATTGAATGGGGACCCTGACCATTATTCGAACCGTTATACAGGAACGGGTGATAATGGCGGAGTCCACACGAACAGCGGAATCATTAATAAGGCAGCTTATTTAATCTCTGCAGGCGGAACCCACCATGGCGTGAGTGTATCCGGAATCGGCATCGATAAACTGGGAACCATCTTTTATCGGGCAAACACAACATATTTAACTTCGTCGTCTACTTTTTCACAAGCCAGAGCGGCCGTCATACAAGCGGCCTCTGATTTATACGGTTCTAGCAGTGCAGAAGTCACAGCTGTCAAAAATGCCTTTACAGCTGTCGGTGTGATTTAAGGGATTTACCTATATGACCGACACCTCCCTAGCTTCACTTCTAGCGGAGGTGTTTTTTGTATGTATATATATTTTCCGGCCGAATGATCACTTTTTTCGGCCTTCATATGAATTATTCCGTCACTCGGAACCTATGATAAAAGGTAGGGCCTCAATAAATTCCCAAAATGAGTGTGAAAATGATTATTTCCGTAAAATAGTTGCTTTTCTCCTTATTAACTGTCAAGCTTAGATGATCTGGACTATATTGAATAGAACAAGTAGGTGACGAACATGATTGAAGTTAAAACTTCCACACTCAGTGATGGTGAGTTCAATAGAGGCGTATTCGCAACACAAGACATTAAAAAAGGTGAGCTTTTGCATGAAGCACCTGTCATTGCTTACCCAAACGAGGAGCATGTTTTCATAGAGAAAACATTGCTTGCTGATTATGCATTTGAATATGGAATTAACCATACTGCCATGCTTTTAGGCTATGGCATGCTGTTTAATCACTCTTATACACCAAATGCTACGTACGACATCAACTTTAAGAATCATACATTTGATTTCTTTGCTTACACTGACATAAAGGCAGGAGAAGAAATCCTGATTAATTATAATGGTGAAGTCGATAATGAGGATCCGCTTTGGTTCAATAAAGAAGATAATGGTGAAGATGAAGCTGAATGATCATTGATCATTCATGAAAGCACTTGTACTTTTGACAGGCCTGTCCAAGGTCTTCGGAAGAAACGAGTGCTTTTCATTTTCCTTTCACCGGGTTCTAATTAATGGAGGTCTTCTTTAAAGTCAGGTAACACGCCATTAAACCGTTATTTTTTTTAACCAGTCGGATCGGGGGAAGAATGGAAAAGTGAAGATATTTGGTCAAAAAGGGAGCAATGAAAAAAAGCCCCATCAAATTGCATGATTGAGCAACCTGATGGAGTTTTTCATCTTAATGAGCGGATGGGTCACTTGATTTTGATTTAGTAAATGATTGGAGTTGGCTCTTAACCTTATCAATGGTTTCTGGTGTGGCTAGCGATTTTATTTGACTCATGGTTTTTTCACGAGTTTTCTTATTGCGCATTAAAAATGCTGCAGCTCCTATCAGGACGGTTCCAATCATTTTGTTTGATGGCATGTGAATTTCCTCCTTCAAGTTAGTTATAGTTAGTATTCCCTCTATCAACTGATTTAAACTAAAGCATCCTGTTGTGTGCGGTTTCCCTTTTATTTATCCAAATTCAGACTTTCAATATACTTTATGCTTTCAGGGCTTTTCACCACTTTTTCAGCTTGATCCGGGTCTGCCTTCGTTTGCTTCATAGTGTAGAATTTATATGTCAACACTCTTTTCACTGACTCGTTAATTCTATCTATTGGAACTTCTCCTGCTTTTACAGCTTCGAGTAATCCGTTATATACCTCAATTTCATGGGAGTATTCATGACAGACAAGTAATAAATCAGCTCCTGCAAGGATTGCTTGCTTCCCCATCTCTTCATAAGAGAAATACTTGTTCACAGCTCCCATTTCCAAATCGTCCGTGACCACAAGCCCTTCATACTTAAGTTTCCCTCGAAGCAGGTCTTCTATGATGACTTTAGAAAGGCTTGCAGGCTTTTCTTTATCATAGGCTGGATATTTAATGTGGGTCACCATCACGAAAAACTTTTGGTTATCCATTTCACTTATGATTTGCTTGAAAGGATAAATATCCGAGTTTTCTAGATCAAGTTGGTTTGTTTCCACTGACGATGTTTCGACATGCGGATCAATTTCGCTGCGTCCGTTTCCTGGAAAGTGCTTCAATGCACCAGTTATGGATACATCATTCAAGCCTTGAATGGCTTTCTTTCCGTATTGATAGACCTTTTCCGGATCTTTTCCAAATGAACGCTCATCCGTTTTCGATAGATCAAGAACAGGGGCGAAATTTATGTTAATCCCCATTGAACCAAGTTCTTTCCCATTCAATTTTGCCACCTTGTACATGTCTTCGGCAGATGCATTTTTCCCAAGATCCTTTTGCGCCGGGAGTGGCGATACCCGTTCCCTCATCCGGATTGTGTCCCCGCCTTCCTGATCGACGGCCACCATGAGCGGAAGCGGATGTAAGCTTTGATCAGCTGTTTGCTGCAGCGAATTGGATAACTTAGCCACTTGTTCAGGCGATTTCATATTGCGGTCAAAATAAATGACGCCCCCTATATGTTTTTGTTCGATAAGCTCCGTAATTTCACTGTTTTTTTCAGTTCCGTTGAAACCGACGATCATAAGCTGTCCGATTTTCTCTTCAAGCGTCATTTTTTCGAGCATTTTTTCTATTTTCTCATGGTTATCCGTGTTGGCATCGAAGTCTTTCCCTTTACCCTCTTTAGAATTCGCATCCATATTCAACTGAATGAACAACACTGTAAAAAAAGAGAGGATTGCGATAAAGGCCAGACCCAAATATATATTTTTTTTCTTCATGCTTTGCCTTTCCTTTGGGGGCCTT
Protein-coding sequences here:
- a CDS encoding M4 family metallopeptidase; this translates as MKGKVFVGTALSIGLLFSAIPHQEALAAKNVLSVEKYNKHRDSLEYKSGKLTEPSKQTAEDIILTFFDENKKSYKLEKQKAKDSFTIEKESKDELGNTVLKLQQTYKGVPVWNSTQAVLIDAKGVLTVVSGTVEANLNTKLGKKAKKGISESEAIKIAEADLGFTPAYEQSPESELYVYANEGKADYVYKVNLKFLSPEPGNHNYFISVKTGKILNKYNTLDEVTGTNSVGTGTGVLNNTVSLNTTLSNGQYYLQDNTRGKGIFTYNANNRSKLPGTLFSNTTNAFTTSTDKAAVDAHFYAGNTYDYYKSTFGRNSYDGNGTILKSTVHYGSRYNNAFWDGTQMVYGDGDGTTFIPLSGGLDVVAHELTHAVTSSESNLTYQYESGALNEAISDIFGTVVEFKNQSAKADYLIGEDIYTPNISGDALRSMANPTLNGDPDHYSNRYTGTGDNGGVHTNSGIINKAAYLISAGGTHHGVSVSGIGIDKLGTIFYRANTTYLTSSSTFSQARAAVIQAASDLYGSSSAEVTAVKNAFTAVGVI
- the nagZ gene encoding beta-N-acetylhexosaminidase translates to MKKKNIYLGLAFIAILSFFTVLFIQLNMDANSKEGKGKDFDANTDNHEKIEKMLEKMTLEEKIGQLMIVGFNGTEKNSEITELIEQKHIGGVIYFDRNMKSPEQVAKLSNSLQQTADQSLHPLPLMVAVDQEGGDTIRMRERVSPLPAQKDLGKNASAEDMYKVAKLNGKELGSMGININFAPVLDLSKTDERSFGKDPEKVYQYGKKAIQGLNDVSITGALKHFPGNGRSEIDPHVETSSVETNQLDLENSDIYPFKQIISEMDNQKFFVMVTHIKYPAYDKEKPASLSKVIIEDLLRGKLKYEGLVVTDDLEMGAVNKYFSYEEMGKQAILAGADLLLVCHEYSHEIEVYNGLLEAVKAGEVPIDRINESVKRVLTYKFYTMKQTKADPDQAEKVVKSPESIKYIESLNLDK
- a CDS encoding SET domain-containing protein gives rise to the protein MIEVKTSTLSDGEFNRGVFATQDIKKGELLHEAPVIAYPNEEHVFIEKTLLADYAFEYGINHTAMLLGYGMLFNHSYTPNATYDINFKNHTFDFFAYTDIKAGEEILINYNGEVDNEDPLWFNKEDNGEDEAE